CTCCTGCGACCACGGGCAGCTCGCTCGAAGGCTACCAGGCCTCCTGGCGAGGAGACCTGAGGGCCACGGAGTCCTTCCGGCTCGAGGCGAGCGCCGGGGCGTCCCGCCGGGTGCAGCGAGGCGTCGACGAGGGCGCGGCCAGCGCGCTGTTCGACCGCGCGAGTCAGAACGAGAGCTACGAGGCGACACTGTCACCCTCGCTGGTCCTCTCCCCCACCGGCACGCTCCAGTTCTCCGGCCGCTACTCGCGCTTCCGCCATCGCTATGTGTTGGATCAACGCAACGCCTCCGTCCTGGATCAGGTGGAGGAGACACGCGAGCAGATGGCTCGGGTGGGCGTGCAGCTCGACCAGGGCCTGGCCCAGGCGCATCAGCTCGTGGTGGGCGTGGAGGCCATCGGCGAGACGCTCGACTCCGACCGGCTGGCGGGGGCGGGCCGGCGAGGCCGGGTCTCGCTCTACGGACAGGACTCCTGGAAGACGCCCCTGCCGGTGGCGCTCCACGTCGTGCCCGGCTTGCGGCTGGATGTGGACTCCGAGTTCGGAACGGTGCTGACGCCCCGGCTCGCCGTGCGGCTGGAGCCGGCGGAGGCACTCACGGTGCGCGCCAGCTATGGCCACGCGTTCCGGGCACCGAGCTTCCAGGAGCAGCTCATCGACTTCGAGAACCCGAGCGTGGGGTACGTGGTCGCGGGCAACCCCACGCTGAGACCCGAGCACTCCCGGGGCGCGACCCTGTCCGCGGAGTGGCGGCTCACCAGCCGCGGCCTGCTGTGGACGAACCTGTTCCGCAACGACCTCTCCGACATGATCTCCGTGGTGCAGGACGAGCGCTCCCCTACCCTGCGCTTCACGTACGCCAACATCTCTCGCGCGACCGTGCAGGGCGCGGAGGTGGGGTGGAAGCAGCGGCTGCCCCTCGGGGCCTGGCTGGATGTGGGCTACACGCTCATCAGCGCGCGGGATATCGAGGAGGACAGACCCCTCGAGGGACAGAGCACGCACCGGCTCACCACCCAGCTCGGGATGCGCTACCGACCCTGGAAGCTGGAGGCCTCCCTCCAGGGCTCACTGGTCGGCCCCCGCCCCTACTACCAGGATTCCGATGGGACGGCTCGAACGGTCATGGCCCCCGCCTACGCGACCCTGGACGCACGACTCGCCTACGGCGTGCTGGAGACGGTCCGGGCGTTCGTCGCCGGCCGCAATCTGCTGAACGCGGGGGATGCGCAATACCTGCCCATTCAGCCTCGCGCCTTCCACGCGGGGCTCATCCTCGAATTGTGAGGGAGGACGCATGATGAAACGCATTGCCCTGGTGCTCTGCCTCGCCGCATGCGGTGGAGACATCCAACCGGAGCCGGACCCCGGCACGACGCCCATCGACGGTACGCCGACCGATTGGTTCCGCCACACGCCCCAGGCGGACGGAACGGTGACCACGGTCGTCGATGCCACCGATGGGGCCGCGTGGAGGGCCCTCGACCTCGATACGAGCCAGACCGTGGATGCCTCCACGCAGGCCGCCTGGGATTTGTCCTTCCAGCGCTTCCACATCCGGACACGAGGGGGCGTCAACGGCACGGGAGGCGTCGTGGTGGCGGTGATCGCGGACCCCTTCGAGTCGATCTCCACGGCGCCCGCCGCGGGCTACCGGGAGGATGTCGCGGACGGTGCGGACTCCGACAGCGAACCGGACAACGTCTTCGAAACGGAGGGGGGTTGGTACAGCTATGACGTGACCACCCACACGCTCTCACCGCGCGCCCAGACCTATGTCATCCGGAGCGACGCGGGCCGGTATTTCAAGCTCCAGCTCCAGAGCTACTACGACCCGGCGGGCTCCCCCGCCATGCTCTCTTTCCGGTGGAAGCAGGTGGAGCCGCCGGTCCGACCCCTGACTCCCTGGAAGAACCCCCCATGAAGAACAGTCTCTGGAAGACCACTGTCTTGACGCTCTCCCTGACGTTGGCGGCCTGCGACACGTCGGAGCCCGAGCCCCAGCAGCCCCCGGCCGAGGCCCCACGGTGCGAGGCGAGTCCCGTGCGCTGCGCGGAGCAGGGCATCGACGCGTTGAATCTGCTCACCACGGTGTCCACGGGGGAGATCCGCGAGGAAGGAACGATCCCGGGCGAGTTCCACACCTATGTGGATGCACGGGCGGGAGGGACCTCTCCCAAACAATCCTATACCTACGCCCGCTTCAACCCCGAGGGACTGAGCCGGGTGGAGGTGGATGATCAAGCGGCCCTGGCCTCGACGGATTGGGACATCGCCTTCCGCCGCTACAACATCCGGGTGAACAGCGGTGTGTCCGGCCCCTCGTGCATCGCGGTGGCCCGGACCCCGGCGGGCACGACCTTCGACTCGGTGAAGGCGGTGGACTCCACCTGGGAGTTCCGCACCGAGAACTACTTCACCGAAAGCTGCGAGGTCATCTCCGGAGAGGCGTCCCTCGGCTCACCCGAGACGCTGCTGGGCGGCTTCTGGACATACCAGGCCTGTCTGGCCATGACGGGCGACGTCTTCGTGGTGCGCCTGGCGGATGGGCGGCAGGTGAAGCTGGAGGTGACGCACTACTATGACCCGGAACCGCAGCAGACGTGCAATCAGACGGGCAAGGTGCCCCAGCCCAGCGGGGCGGCCCAGCTTCGCGTCAGGTGGGCCTTCCTGCCGTGAGGCTCTCGCTGTTGCTGCTCCTCCTGGGCGCCGGGTGCGGAGGTCCGAACGGCAATCCCTCCCATGAAGCGCTCGGGAAGGAGCTGGGAGCATTGCTCCAGGGAGGCAGGCCCACCGAGGCCACGGCGGCTCCGCCGCGCTTCGAGCCCGGCGAGCAGGTGGAATCGATGGTGTCTCCCGGAGGCCTCTTCCGGCTCCACTTCTCCCGGAGTGGGCCCAACGCGGTCACGGTGGCGGACGTGGATGGGAACGGCGTCCCGGACTCCGTCGACACCGTGGCACGTACCTATGACGCCGTGGCTGTCTTCTACTCGGGGATGGGCTACCGCCTGCCGCCCCGGGACTCCGGAGGGACTGGCGAGCACGGCGGAGACGAACGCTTCGACGTCTACCTGGTGGACTTCGCCGGACGGGCGGATGGGGCCTTCCGGGTGGAAGGATGTCTCACGACGGACCTGGGTTGTAGCGGGTACATGCTCCAGGAGAACGACTTCGCCGGCTATGGCTATCCCTCCCACGAACACGCCGTGGCGACGCTGGCGAGCCATGAGTTCTTCCACGCCGTGCAGGCCGCCTACCGCACCGGCCTGGGGCGAATGGCGGAGGAAGGCACGGCGGTCTGGGCCTCCGAGCACTTCGCGCCCGAGCTGGACGACCTGGAGCGAGCCGCTCCGGCGTACTTGTCGCATGCGGATCGCAGCCTGGTGGTGGAGCCAGACGGGCCGGCGCAGTCCTTCAGTTATGGAGCCTCGCTCTTCTTCCAATTCCTCAGCGAGCGCCTGGGAGAAGGAGTGGTGTTGTCGATGTGGGAGGAGAGCGTGCACGCGCCCTCCGCCCGCTGGCCGACACTGCTGGAGACGGTCCTGCGCCGTGATTGGGGAATGGACTTCGACACCACCTTCAGCGAGTTCGCGCAGTGGAATCTGGCCACGGGAGAGAGCGCGCGAGAAGGGAGTGGGTACGCACGAGGCGCGGACTACTCCGGTCTCGTTCTCGCGGCCAGGGAGCTCCCGGTGGACGAGCCCGCGGTGCGGGTGGCGGCCGCCTCGACCCGTTACTTCGAGGTGCCGGGCGGCACGGAGAGCGTCTCGGCGTCCTTCGACCCCAGGGAGGGCACGGAGAGCGCGGCGCTCCACCTGCTGGTCGCGGCGGTGAACGAGCACGAGGTGCTGCGGATCGTCCGTGCGGACGGGCCGGGACACCTGTCCGCCCAGGTGTCCGCCCGGGATGCCACACACGTGGTGGTAGCGATGGTGAACGGGCGTCCGGAGGGAGACGGACGGTATGGACGGCTGCGCATCTCCTCCAGGTCTCCGCACGAGGACCCCTCGGGAGGCTGCCAGATCGCCCCGGGGGCACTCCCCTGGGCACTGCTCCTGACCGCCACCGTGTGGCGGCGTTCCCCGAGGCGGCGCACGACCCGCCGCGTCCCGCCCTGATCCAGCCCGTTCCGCAGGCTCCTGCACTTCCACGCCCAACTCAAAAGGATCGGGGCGGCTTCATGCCGCACGGGCACTCGTCTAATCGCCTGCTGAACCATGGACCAGGGGCCCGCCCTCTGCAGCCGGACCTCGGGCAGAACTAACCTGAACAGGAATGGCTTGAACTTCCTCAGGAAGGGGACCCCGAGCATGAAGGTCAGGTTCGCGAAACCGCTCCAGCTTCTCGACACCGTGGATGTCGCCGCCGTCGAGGAACCGAGCGAGCAGACGAATGCCTGGCCGCGGGGTGGGGAGTCGCTCGTGAATGGGTCGGGAACCCATCCCCGCCATCACTCGGGTCACGCATGAGCGGGCGTTCGTCCCATCACCCTGAAACACAGCGCTCCGTTTCAGAGAGGCTGAAGGCCCACAAGGAAACCATCATCCACCAGTGGATGGACCGCGTCCGCCAGGCCATTCCGGCGGCAAGAGCACAGGATGAGTCTCAGCTCCGCAACGACCTGCCGAAGTTCCTGGGGCGCCTGGTAACGGCCCTGGCGCCAGAGCGCTTCCAACCCGTCTCCGATGAGGAACCGAACGACCTTTCCCGAGACCAGGGGCAACAGCGCTCGAACCTCGAGGAGTACTCGCTTCATCAGATGCTCCGGGAGTACCAGTTCCTTCGGGAGGTCATCTTCCAGGTGTTGGAGCGCGAAGGCCCCATCCCCCCCACGGAACGCGACATCATCCTCTCCGCCATCGAGCAGGGAATGGCGGAAGCGGTCGAGCGCTTCATGCAGCTCGTCCAATCCCGGGAGCGAGCAATCGCAGCTCACCTCCGCGAGACCGATCAAATTGAAGCGCGTGGGGCGCTCGAGGAAAGTGAAGCGCGGTTCAGACTGATCGCCAATGCCCTGCCTCAAATCATCTGGACCGCCACGTCTGATTTCTTCGTCGATTGGTACAATGACTGGTGGTTCAAGTACCTGGGACTGCCTCGGGGCACCCGTTGGGACGACCCGGACACCCAGCCCATGCATCCCGAGGACGTGGAACGGACCCGGCCGCGATTGAGGGAGGCCGTGGAGACCGGCAACGACTTCTTCATGGAGCAACGCTTCCGGCGCGGCTCCGACGGCCAGTACCGCTGGCATCTGGTCCGTGGGGTCCCGATTCGCGGTCCTGATGGAAGGATCGTGAAATGGGTCGGTGCCAATACCGACATCCACGACCTGAAGACGGCCACCGCACACCTGGAAGAAGAACGCGACCTTCGCGAGAGGTTCGTCGCCACGCTCACGCACGATCTGCGAACGCCCCTCACCGCCGCGAAATTGAATGCCCACATGCTGGCGCGAAAGGGAAGCGACCCGGCCGTCCTCTACAAGTTGGCGGCGAGGATCAGTGAGAACCTCGACCGGGCGGATCGGATGATCCGCGATCTGCTGGATGCGAATCGGATCCGTGCCGGAGTGGAGCTTCCCCTGGATGTTTCCGAGTGCGATCTGAGCGCATTGGCACGGGAAATACTGGAGGAATTGTCGCTGGTTCATGGCGACCGGTTCGTGCTGAGCGCGCGCCATGCGCTTCAAGGCTACTGGAGCTGCAGCGGGATGAGGCGGATCATCGAGAACCTGTGCAACAACGCCATCAAGTACGGGGCTCGCGACCACCCTGTCACCGTCAGCGTGGCCCAGAACGGGCCCGATGAAGTCTCGGTTTCCGTCCACAACTGGGGACCTCCCATTCCTCCGGAGGACCAGAAGCTCTTGTTTCAGCAGTATCGTCGAATGAACTCAGCCCAGAAGGGCTGGGGGCTGGGTCTGACGCTCGTCGAGGGTCTGGCCAAGGCACACCGAGGCACGGTGCGAGTCGAAAGCACGCGGGAAACCGGAACGACCTTCACGGTCACCGTCGCACGAGACATGCGACGGTGAGCCGTCCCGAATAGAGATAGGCCTTTTAGCATGAGGAGTGTGGGCGCGTGCCACCCGTGCTGCTGGAGCGGTGGGCCAGGTGGGCCGAGGTGGTGGAGGCATCAAGGACAGGCCCTGATTCCGGCCCAGCACCCTTTCCGTTCCAGGTGTGCTTTCGCACGCTGGCAGGAATCATGTCCGCTGCAAAGCTGACGCTGTCTGCCACCGCTCGCGGTGTTATCACCAATCACCTGAATGACCACCGGAGATGGAGAGGCGTATGCGAAAGATGGAACAGCAGGAGATGTCGCCGCAGGGAGCGATGCTGCAGATGATCACAGCCTTCTGGCTGCCACAAGCAATCCACACGGTGGCGAAGTGGCGCGTCCCTGACTTCTTGAAGGACGGCCCCAAGACGGCGGCCGAGCTGGCCCGTGACACACAGACGCATGAGGAAGCCTTGCATCGGGTGCTGCGTACGCTCTCATCAGTCCGGGCAATGCCGGTGCGTCCCGCCTCTTTGCGCCTTGGGCTAGAATTCAGGCGCGAAGGGAGTCAACACCATGAAGCGCATGTCGCTGTTCGAGTTCGAGGACTTCCGCTGGTTCCCAGGCGGCATCCGGGAGTGCCTGACGCTCTACATCGCCGCGATGCACCGCGTGCTCGGCACCGAGCGGCTCCTGGCGCCCCTGCTGGCGCGGGCCCTGAAGGCAGCGGCCACCGATCGGGTCGTGGACCTCTGCTCAGGGGGCGGCGGGCCCATGCTGCAGACCACCGCACGGCTCGCCGCCGACCACGGCCTCCGGCCGAGCGTGACCCTCACCGACCTCTACCCGAACACGGACGCCGCCGCGCGCATCAACGCGGCGGGGGACTCGGCGCAGGTCCGCTACCACACGAGCCCGGTCGACGCGGGCCGGGTCCCCGACGCGCTCCAGGGCGTCCGGACCATGGTCTGCAGCTTCCACCACATGCCCCCGCCAGTCGCGCGCCGCATCCTCCAGGACGCGTTCGAGAAGCGGCAGGCGATCTGCGTACTCGAGATCAGCGACAACTCCCAACCGCGCTGGCTCTGGTGGACGGCCATCCCCGCCGGCGTGCTGATGGTGCTCCTGCTGACACCCTTCATCCGCCCCCTCCGGCTGCGGCAGGTGCTGCTCACCTACGCGCTCCCCGTGCTGCCGCTGTTCATCGCCTGGGACGGGGCCGTGTCGAACGCACGCACGTACACCGAGGAGGACCTGCGGGAGCTCCTGGCGGGGCTGGAGGCGCCGGACTATCAGTGGGAAATCACCCGCCCGCGGGCGCCCGGTGCCCCCGCGACGATGATCACCCTCGTGGGGCTGCCCCGCCCTCCATCAGGGGCATGAACGCGCGAGCTCTGCTTGTTGCCCTGTGTTGGGTGGTGGCCTGCCGCCAAGGAGGCACCTCGAATCCGAGGGCGCCTGGGCTCGGCTGTCAGTCACCGCAGCAGCTCGCTGCGGCTGCGTCACGCTTGAGAGTGAGCATGGACGAGAAGAGTTGATTGGGCCCGGCACGGATCGGCCCAAGCGCCCTGCCCTGGCCTCTCCACCGGCACGGTGCGAAACTCAATCGCCACCGGAGGATTCCGGGTCGTAGGAAGCAAAGGGCCATCATGAACAAGCTGGACAAGAAGGTTGCCATCGTCACCGGAGGTGGCGGCGGTATCGGAGCGGCGACGGCGAAGCTTTTCGTGGAGCAGGGCGCCAGGGTTCTCATCGTGGGCCGCAGCGAGGAGAAGCTGCGCAAGACGATGCAGGACATCAACCACGAGAACCTCAGCTACACGGTGGCGGACGTGTCGAAGGTGGAGGACACACAGCGCTATGTGCGGCACGCGGTGGAGCGCTACGGCGGCATCGACGTGCTGGTGAGCAACGC
This region of Archangium lipolyticum genomic DNA includes:
- a CDS encoding TonB-dependent receptor plug domain-containing protein, translating into MRGFVWVLGWLVSAPVLAQGDAPSVDGGVAEEPAAQQTVVTASRSLERLQDTPVAVEVITRRDIEATGARDLAEALGARPGLELRRSFAGTELRVQGMSPEYTLVLVDGERVTGRLGDALDFSRFSTEDIEQVEIIRGPSSVLYGSDAVAGVVNIITRKARRPLGATAQVSLGSLWQLEVDGSAETRGERAGMRLSGGFQRRNGYDLTPGTPATTGSSLEGYQASWRGDLRATESFRLEASAGASRRVQRGVDEGAASALFDRASQNESYEATLSPSLVLSPTGTLQFSGRYSRFRHRYVLDQRNASVLDQVEETREQMARVGVQLDQGLAQAHQLVVGVEAIGETLDSDRLAGAGRRGRVSLYGQDSWKTPLPVALHVVPGLRLDVDSEFGTVLTPRLAVRLEPAEALTVRASYGHAFRAPSFQEQLIDFENPSVGYVVAGNPTLRPEHSRGATLSAEWRLTSRGLLWTNLFRNDLSDMISVVQDERSPTLRFTYANISRATVQGAEVGWKQRLPLGAWLDVGYTLISARDIEEDRPLEGQSTHRLTTQLGMRYRPWKLEASLQGSLVGPRPYYQDSDGTARTVMAPAYATLDARLAYGVLETVRAFVAGRNLLNAGDAQYLPIQPRAFHAGLILEL
- a CDS encoding HmuY family protein, producing MMKRIALVLCLAACGGDIQPEPDPGTTPIDGTPTDWFRHTPQADGTVTTVVDATDGAAWRALDLDTSQTVDASTQAAWDLSFQRFHIRTRGGVNGTGGVVVAVIADPFESISTAPAAGYREDVADGADSDSEPDNVFETEGGWYSYDVTTHTLSPRAQTYVIRSDAGRYFKLQLQSYYDPAGSPAMLSFRWKQVEPPVRPLTPWKNPP
- a CDS encoding HmuY family protein — encoded protein: MKNSLWKTTVLTLSLTLAACDTSEPEPQQPPAEAPRCEASPVRCAEQGIDALNLLTTVSTGEIREEGTIPGEFHTYVDARAGGTSPKQSYTYARFNPEGLSRVEVDDQAALASTDWDIAFRRYNIRVNSGVSGPSCIAVARTPAGTTFDSVKAVDSTWEFRTENYFTESCEVISGEASLGSPETLLGGFWTYQACLAMTGDVFVVRLADGRQVKLEVTHYYDPEPQQTCNQTGKVPQPSGAAQLRVRWAFLP
- a CDS encoding MXAN_6640 family putative metalloprotease, producing the protein MRLSLLLLLLGAGCGGPNGNPSHEALGKELGALLQGGRPTEATAAPPRFEPGEQVESMVSPGGLFRLHFSRSGPNAVTVADVDGNGVPDSVDTVARTYDAVAVFYSGMGYRLPPRDSGGTGEHGGDERFDVYLVDFAGRADGAFRVEGCLTTDLGCSGYMLQENDFAGYGYPSHEHAVATLASHEFFHAVQAAYRTGLGRMAEEGTAVWASEHFAPELDDLERAAPAYLSHADRSLVVEPDGPAQSFSYGASLFFQFLSERLGEGVVLSMWEESVHAPSARWPTLLETVLRRDWGMDFDTTFSEFAQWNLATGESAREGSGYARGADYSGLVLAARELPVDEPAVRVAAASTRYFEVPGGTESVSASFDPREGTESAALHLLVAAVNEHEVLRIVRADGPGHLSAQVSARDATHVVVAMVNGRPEGDGRYGRLRISSRSPHEDPSGGCQIAPGALPWALLLTATVWRRSPRRRTTRRVPP
- a CDS encoding sensor histidine kinase — protein: MSGRSSHHPETQRSVSERLKAHKETIIHQWMDRVRQAIPAARAQDESQLRNDLPKFLGRLVTALAPERFQPVSDEEPNDLSRDQGQQRSNLEEYSLHQMLREYQFLREVIFQVLEREGPIPPTERDIILSAIEQGMAEAVERFMQLVQSRERAIAAHLRETDQIEARGALEESEARFRLIANALPQIIWTATSDFFVDWYNDWWFKYLGLPRGTRWDDPDTQPMHPEDVERTRPRLREAVETGNDFFMEQRFRRGSDGQYRWHLVRGVPIRGPDGRIVKWVGANTDIHDLKTATAHLEEERDLRERFVATLTHDLRTPLTAAKLNAHMLARKGSDPAVLYKLAARISENLDRADRMIRDLLDANRIRAGVELPLDVSECDLSALAREILEELSLVHGDRFVLSARHALQGYWSCSGMRRIIENLCNNAIKYGARDHPVTVSVAQNGPDEVSVSVHNWGPPIPPEDQKLLFQQYRRMNSAQKGWGLGLTLVEGLAKAHRGTVRVESTRETGTTFTVTVARDMRR
- a CDS encoding class I SAM-dependent methyltransferase, giving the protein MKRMSLFEFEDFRWFPGGIRECLTLYIAAMHRVLGTERLLAPLLARALKAAATDRVVDLCSGGGGPMLQTTARLAADHGLRPSVTLTDLYPNTDAAARINAAGDSAQVRYHTSPVDAGRVPDALQGVRTMVCSFHHMPPPVARRILQDAFEKRQAICVLEISDNSQPRWLWWTAIPAGVLMVLLLTPFIRPLRLRQVLLTYALPVLPLFIAWDGAVSNARTYTEEDLRELLAGLEAPDYQWEITRPRAPGAPATMITLVGLPRPPSGA